CGACGGCGAACGGCACGTTGAGCCGCTTGGCGAGCGTCTGCGCGAGATACGTCTTACCGCAGCCCGTGGGGCCGAGCATCAGGATGTTGCTCTTGGCGACCTCGACGTCCTCGGCCTTCTGATCGGCCGGCTTGAGCTCGCCCCGCGCCCGCACGCGCTTGTAGTGGTTGTAGACCGCGACGGCCAGGGCGCGCTTGGCGGGCTCCTGGCCCACGACGTACTCCTCGAGGAACGAGAAGATCTCGCGCGGCTTCGGCAGGTCGAACTCCGCGACCTCGCCGGAACCGGCCGACTCGGCCATGCGCTCCTCGATGATCTCGTTGCACAGCTCGACGCATTCGTCGCAGATGTACACGCCGGGGCCGGCGATCAGCTGCTGCACCTGCTTCTGGCTCTTGCCGCAGAAGGAGCACTTGAAGAGGTCGGCGCTCTCACCGATGCGTGCCATGCGTGTCCTCCTCGGACCTTTCCGTTCGAGTCCCCAAGAGCCTAACCTCTGCCGCGGACACCGGGACGGCAGCGCGCGCCGTTTCGCGTGTCGGTCCGGTCACGGTACCGCTCAGGATGACCTCCCGCGCCGCGCGGCGATCTCCGACAGCAGGATCGCCTCGGTGTCCGGACCCGCCTTGATGCCGCCCGGCAGACGCAGCGCGAACAGGACGCCGACGATCATCCAGAGCCCGAAGATCAGGTACGACTGCCATGCGAGCGTGATGCTGATCGGCGTGAGGCCCGGGATGTACAGCAGGAACAGGATCACGCACAGCACGAGGGCCGCAACGCCCACCGCCATGCCGGTGGCATTGCCCCGACCGACGCGGAACGGCCGCGCCATGCCCGGGTCCTTGACCCGAAGCAGACAGAACGACAGCGCGACGAGCGCGTAGGCGAGCACGATCATGGGCGACCCGCCGTCGACCGCCCAGCCGAGCATGGCCGTGCCGCAGAAGGGCGCCACGACCGACAGCGCGCCGATGAAGAGAATCGCGTTCGAGGGCGTCTTGTAGCGCGGGTGGATCCGGCCGAACCACGCCGGGATCATGCCGGACACCGACATCGCCCACAGCAGGCGCGAGGCGCCGAGCAGGAAGCCGATCCACGACGTGAGAATGCCCGCGAGCCCGCCCGCGATCACGACCCGCCCCCAGAAGTCCGCACCGAGCATGGCGGCGAGGGCATCGGCCGTGACGAGGTCGAACTCGACGAGGTCGCCGGCGGGCAGTGCGAGCGACGTGACGTAGATCACGACGAGGTAGAACGCCACGGCCATCACCACCGAGATGATCAGCAGGCGGCCGATCTTCCTCGGCGGCACCGCGATCTCCTCCGACGCCTGCGGGATCACGTCGAACCCCACGAACAGGAAGGGCACGGCCCCGAGCACGACCGCGAACCCGGCGAACCCTCCCGCGAAGTGCGGCTCGGTGTTCGCGACGTCGCC
The Microbacterium sp. JZ31 genome window above contains:
- a CDS encoding APC family permease, giving the protein MTERATTGHREGVFEKAMGSIDALFVGFGAMIGFGWITLTGGWLADAGTWGAVIAFAVGGGIMMLVGLVYSELVSAMPRAGGEHNYLMRGMGPRWSLIGSWAITGGYITVILFEAVATPRTFDYLFPGLGSLLPLYSVAGFEVGLVWALVGVVAAVVVTWINYRGVKLTSLVQTFVVSFLLLVALVLVFGGIVGGDVANTEPHFAGGFAGFAVVLGAVPFLFVGFDVIPQASEEIAVPPRKIGRLLIISVVMAVAFYLVVIYVTSLALPAGDLVEFDLVTADALAAMLGADFWGRVVIAGGLAGILTSWIGFLLGASRLLWAMSVSGMIPAWFGRIHPRYKTPSNAILFIGALSVVAPFCGTAMLGWAVDGGSPMIVLAYALVALSFCLLRVKDPGMARPFRVGRGNATGMAVGVAALVLCVILFLLYIPGLTPISITLAWQSYLIFGLWMIVGVLFALRLPGGIKAGPDTEAILLSEIAARRGRSS